GGCGGGGACGACGACGCCCGCGCGCAGCGCCCGCACGTGCACCACCGAGTCGCGCGCGAGCGTCCCTTGCAGCTCCAGCGTGAGCGGCCCGCTGGGCGGGTGCGTGACGCCCGAGCCGGGGTCGCCGCACGCGGCCGCGAGCATGGCGATGAGTGCTATGTGTAGCGGGAACCGCATGGGCGAGCAGGGATTACGAGGGATACCGCCGGGCGGACTTCTGGAATCTAAGGGAAAGCGCGGGAAATCGGGATGGGGCGGGATGGCCTGTTCTAGGAGAGAATGAATGAATTCGCCGCTGGAGCCACGCGGAGCGTGAACCCACTACCCTGTCATTCTGAGTGAGCCGCCGGGCAGGGCCTCCGTGGAGCGGGCCGGATCTCGTTGCGGCGAACGAAGAATCTAGCCGGCGCCGGTTCGAGGCTGGTGCGAGTGCCCCCGGCCTCTGCTCACGCGCAGTAGATCCTTCGCTTCGCGCCAGAGGGTGGTGACGGGGCGAGGATGGTGAGGCGCTTTGCTCAGGATGACAAAGGGGCGCGAGTCCGCGAAGGCGGACTTTGTGCTGTTGTTGCCGCGAGTTCACTCGCCCGGGCAATCAGACCCGCGCGGCGTAGGTGAGCGGGACGAGGCGGGGGGGGAGGAGGACGGTGGGGGGGAGGGCGGCGCCGGCCCAGGGGCTGGACGGGTAGTCGCGGATCCAGGCCATCTTCCCCAGCGCGCGCGCGCAGCGGATGCAGGGGAAAGGGTCGAACGGGTCGCCGCCGTGGGGGAGGCTAGCGGCGCGCTGCGCATCCAGCGCCTCCTCGTAGCGCGGCCACACGTCCAGCAGCGACGTCTTGTTCAGGTCGGCGACGACGTCGGTCTCGTTGGAGCCGTACCCGGAGAGCTGGCAGCAGAGCGAGAGGCGCCCGCGCGCATCGACGTAGATGCGGTTCTTCTTGAAGGTCTCGCAGAGGGCCTCGGGGCCGTCCGACGGTGCGCCGTAGTCGAGCATCACGGCCGTGCGGCGGCCCTCGGCGGCGAGGGCGAGGATCTCGTCGCGGGCGGAGTACCACTCGCGCGGGGCGAGGTCGCTGTCGCGCGCGGCGCTACCGCCCACCGGCTGCGCAAGCGCGAAGTCGATCGACAGGCACCCAAGCGCCTCCGCCAGGTCCGCCGCCTGCCGAAGCTGGTGCCGGTCGCGCCGGTCCACCACGAAGCCGAGCGAGGTGGGGATCTGGCGGCTGGTGAGGAGCGCCACCGCCATCAGCACGCGCCGAAAGGAGCCGCGCCCCCGCTCCCCGTCGTGCACCTCCTCGTCCGCGCCCGAGAGCGAGACGCGCACCCGGGCCGGGGGGTAGCGATCCAGCGCCGGCATCAGGCGGCGCATGTGCCAGCCGTTGGTCACGAAGCGGTACGTCACACCCCGCTCGTGCAGCCCCGCGATGATCCGCTCCCACTCCGGGTGCAGCGTCGGCTCGCCCCCGGTGATGGACGCGGCGACCTCGTCCCACAGCAGTCGAGCCTGATCGACCGTGCGGAGGATCAGGCCCGCGTCCAGGTTGCGGACGGTGGAAACGTCATCGCGGATGCAGTGCGGACAGCGGAGGTTGCAGTGCTCGGTGATCGCCAGGCCCAGGAGCATCAGCGGCCGTGCGCTACGGGCAGACGGTGCTGCTGCCGCAGGGGATGCCCCCGCCGGTCTGCAGCGTGAGCT
The Longimicrobium sp. genome window above contains:
- a CDS encoding radical SAM protein, giving the protein MLLGLAITEHCNLRCPHCIRDDVSTVRNLDAGLILRTVDQARLLWDEVAASITGGEPTLHPEWERIIAGLHERGVTYRFVTNGWHMRRLMPALDRYPPARVRVSLSGADEEVHDGERGRGSFRRVLMAVALLTSRQIPTSLGFVVDRRDRHQLRQAADLAEALGCLSIDFALAQPVGGSAARDSDLAPREWYSARDEILALAAEGRRTAVMLDYGAPSDGPEALCETFKKNRIYVDARGRLSLCCQLSGYGSNETDVVADLNKTSLLDVWPRYEEALDAQRAASLPHGGDPFDPFPCIRCARALGKMAWIRDYPSSPWAGAALPPTVLLPPRLVPLTYAARV